CTATTAGTAGTCATTTTTGTGGTGACAATCTAGTAGAGGTAAGCTATTTTGGTAAAGCAAAATCTTGCGGAATGGAAATGGAAAATATGGCCACTTTGGATGGGTGTTCTATTTCAAAGAAAAATTGTTGTAATGATACCATTGATTTTATCGAAGGGCAAGACACTTTAAAGAAATCATCTTTTGATTCACTGTCTTTTGAACAACAATTATTCGTAACTTCATTTTACTACTCATACCTTAATCTTTTCAATACCTTACATGATAAGGTAGTACCTTTTAAAGATTATGCACCTCCGCTTATCGTTAAAGACATACAAGTTCTTGACGAGGTATATTTAATATGATTTTTGAACAATAAAAACAGGTAAGGCTTATAAATTCTATTTATAGGCTTTCATAGCTGGTGTTTATACACCTAAGTTTAATTGTTTAAAACGTATTTATATGCTAAATAAAAGCATTAAGTTTTTAATAGAAAATAAGTTAGTAGCTATTTTATTACTACTGCTTTTTATTGGTTGGGGAATTGTAACAGCTCCATTTAACTGGAATACAGGTTTATTACCCAATAATCCAGTTGCTGTAGATGCTATTCCTGATATTGGAGAAAATCAACAAATCGTTTTTACAAAATGGGATGGTCGCTCTCCACAAGACATAGAAGACCAAATTACTTATCCATTAACTACTTCTTTATTGGGTATTTCTGGAGTAAAAACCATTAGAAGTTCTTCGATGTTCGGATTCTCTAGTATATACATCATATTTGAAGAAAATGTTGATTTTTATTGGAGTAGGTCGCGTATACTTGAAAAATTAAATTCATTACCAAATAACTTATTACCAGAAGGGGTAAGTCCATCTTTAGGTCCAGATGCTACTGGATTGGGACAAATTTTTTGGTATACTCTAGAAGGGCGTGATGAAGAAGGAAATGTCACTGGAGGTTGGGATTTACATGAATTAAGAAGTATTCAAGATTATTATGTGAAATATGCACTTTCTTCTGCAAGTGGAGTATCAGAAGTAGCCTCAATAGGAGGATATGTTCAAGAATATCAAATTGATGTAAAACCCGAATTATTACGTCAGTATAATATTAGCTTGCAAGAGGTAGTAAAAGCGGTTAAGTTAAGTAACCAAGATATTGGAGCTCAAACTATAGAAATTAATCAAGCCGAGTATTTGGTAAGAGGTTTGGGGTATATCAAAGGAATAGCTGATATAGAAAATGCTGTAATATCATCTAAAGATTACACTTCTCTCAGAGTAAAAGATATAGCCAATGTTTCTTTAGGAGCAAAAGCTCGCAGAGGAATATTAGATAAAGAAGGAGCAGAAGTAGTAGGTGGTGTAGTGGTATCTCGTTATGGAGCAAATCCTTTAGAAGTAATCAACAATGTAAAAGATAAAATCAATGAGTTAAGTACTGGATTACCAAGTAAAGTACTTAAAGATGGAAGAACTTCACAATTAACCATTGTTCCTTTTTATGATAGAACTGAGTTGATTCAAGAAACATTACATACCCTTAATGAAGCATTAACCTTAGAGATTTTGATTACCATTTTGGTAATTATTGTAATGGTTTTTAATCTACGAGCTTCTGTGCTTATTTCTGGATTATTACCGGTAGCTGTTTTAATGGTATTTGTAGCCATGAAAGCTTTTGGTGTAGATGCGAATATTGTAGCCTTATCAGGAATTGCCATTGCTATTGGTACCATGGTGGATGTTGGCGTCATTTTAGCAGAAAATATCATTCGACATCTTGAAGTAAATAAAGAAAAACTGAATATTAATACCATTGTATATAATGCTACTTCAGAGGTATCTGGAGCCATTATTACAGCAGTATTAACAACAGTTATAAGTTTTATACCTGTGTTTACTATGATTGGTGCAGAAGGGAAGTTATTTCGTCCCTTAGCCTTTACTAAAACTTTTGCGTTAATCGCTGCAATTATAGTAGCATTGTTTATTATTCCACCATTTGCGGCACTTATTTTCAAAAGGAAAAGAAGTACAACAAAACTAAAATATGCGATAAATACACTACTTATTTTAGCAGGAGTAATAGGGATTGTCTATGGAAACCCTTTAGGATTTATTTTAATAGGTTTCGGTATAGTTGGGTTCTTAGTTCAGTTTGAAAAAGTAACATTTGAAAGTGGAAACCTTGTAAATATTGTTATTTCTACATTGGCAATTGTAGGTTTATTGGCAACCTATTGGAGGCCTTTAGGAGTAGATAAAAGTATTTTATTAAACATCATATTTGTAGCCATTATTTGCTTCGGATTATTAGGTTTCTTTACTGTTTTCCAAAGATATTATAGTCAAATATTACAATGGGCTTTGCAAAACAAGTTGTTGTTTTTTACCATTCCGGTAATGGTATTGGTATTCGGATTTTTAATATTTAAGAATACAGGCAAAGAATTTATGCCTTCTTTAAATGAAGGTTCTTTTTTATTAATGCCTACTTCGATGCCACATTCTGGTGTGGCTGAGAACAAACGTGTATTACAGCAACTGGATATGGCTGTGGCCAATATTCCGGAGATAAAAACAGTTGTAGGAAAAGCAGGTAGAGTAGAGTCGGCTTTAGATCCAGCTCCAATGTCTATGTATGAAAACGTAATTTTATACAAGCCAGAATACTTGTTAAATAACAATGGAGAACGTCAACGATTTAGAGTTAATGAAGAAGGATTATATCTGTTGAAAAATGGTAAGACGGTTGCAAACCCAAATATTACCGATAAAACTACCAATACGCTTTTTTATGAAGTAACTTCCAAAGAACTTATTGAAGATGAAGAAGGTGAGTTTTATAGAAATTGGAGACCTAATGTACAGTCTCCTGATGATATCTGGAATGAAATTGTAAGAGTAACCAAATTACCTGGAGTTACCTCGGCTCCTAAGTTACAACCTATTGAAACCCGTTTAGTGATGTTGCAAACAGGAATGAGGGCACCTATGGGAATTAAAGTAAAAGGACAAAATCTACAACAAATTGAAGCTTTTGGAATTCAATTAGAAAGTATTTTAAAAGAAGTAGAAGGTGTTAAAAAGGAAGCTGTTTTTGCCGATAGGATTGTAGGAAAACCCTATTTGTTAATTGATATCAATAGAGAACAATTAGCACGTTATGGAATTTCAATTCAAACAGTTCAAAACGAGCTAAAAGTAGCTGTTGGAGGAATGCAAATAACACAAACTGTAGAAGGAAGAGAACGTTATGGAATACGTGTACGTTACCCAAGAGAATTACGTTCCAATCCTACAGATTTACAAAACATTTACATCCCAGTTTCAAAAGGTAATTATGTTCCTTTAAGTGAATTGGCTTCTATTCGATATGAGCAAGGAGCGCAAGTAATTAAAAGTGAAGATACATTCTTAATTGGATATGTATTGTTTGATAAGATATCTGATTTCGCGGAAGTAGCGGTGGTAGAAAAAGCCCAAGAAGCGATTCAACAAAAAATTAGTTCTGGAGAATTGGTGGTTCCAAAGGGAATCTCGTATCAGTTTACAGGAACCTATGAAAACCAAATAAGAGCAGAGAAAACCTTAGCAGTTGTAGTTCCGTTGGCATTACTAATTATATTTTTAATACTTTATTTTCAATTCCGATCTATTTCAACCTCACTAATGGTATTTACAGGAATCGCGGTAGCTTTTGCAGGAGGTTTTATTATGATGTGGTTATACGGACAGGATTGGTTCTTGAACTTTAGCGTATTTGGCAAAAATCTAAGAGAATTATTCCAAATGCACCCCATTAATTTAAGTGTAGCAGTATGGGTTGGTTTTATAGCCTTGTTTGGTATCGCTACGGATGATGGGGTAGTGATGGCTACTTATTTAAAACAAACCTTTGACAAAGAAAAACCTACTACGGTTAAAGCAATTAGAGCTGCTGCGCTACATGGAGGAAATAAACGAATTAGAGCTTGTTTAATGACTACGGCTACCACCATTTTAGCGTTGTTACCGGTGTTAACCTCTTCAGGAAGAGGAAGTGATATTATGATTCCGATGGCAATTCCTGCTTTTGGAGGAATGATTATAGACATTACTTCGTATTTTATAGTACCTGTATTGTATAGTTTACGAGAAGAATTTTTATTAAAACGTAGTAAAAACTAAATCAGATGTATAAATCTTATATAACATATGCCATAGCATGGAGTATTGCTTTTTTATCCTTTGATTTAAAAGCTCAAGAGTTACAGGTCTATATAAATGAAGCCTTGACACATAATCCTGAAATACAACAATTTGAAATAAAGCATCAACGTATTTCAGAAAAACAACAAGAAGTCAATAGCTTACCAAATACAGAAATAGGAGTAGGAGTATTTGCTAGTTCTCCTGAAACACGAACAGGAGCACAGAAATTTAAAGTTTCAGTAAAACAGATGCTGCCTTTTTTCGGAACCATTACAGCAAGAGAAAATTATGCCGCTTCATTGGCAGATATCGCGTACCAAGATATTGTTGTAAAGAAGCGAAAATTGATAGCTGAAGTATCTCAATCATATTATAAGCTATATGAAATTAAAGCTAAGCAAGCTGTTTTAGAAGAAAATATTCAATTACTTGCTACCTACGAAAAATTGGCATTAACCTCTGTAGAAGTAGGAAAAGCATCTGCTGTAGATGTTTTAAAACTTCAAATTCGACAAAACGAATTGACTCAAAAAAAAGAGGTTTTAAAAGAACAGTTTTTAGGAGAACAAGCATCTTTCAATAAATTATTAAACAAAGATGTATTAGAACCTGTGTTGCTTATAGACAGTTTACAAATGCCTGATAATATGGAAAGTTTTAATTCAGAAGATTTAAAGCTACATCCAGAATTAATCAAATTTGATCGATTGTACACTTCCGTAGAAAAATCAGAAATAGTGAATCAAAAACAAAGCAAACCAATGCTTGGCTTTGGAATAGACTATATAAATGTTGAAAAAAGACCCAATATGTCGTTTAACGATAACGGAAAGGATATTGTAATGCCAATGGTGTCTGTATCCATTCCTATATTCAATAAAAGGTACAAGTCTATAAGCAAACAACATAGTTTGCAGCAAGAGGAAGTATTAACACAAAAACAACAGCGATTAAATAGCTTAGAAGCAATGCTTCATAATGTGGTTTCTCTACGAAATGCTACGTTTATCAAGTATAAAACACAACAAAAAAACTTAAAGCAAGCGAAGAATGCGCAAAATATTTTGGTGAAAAGTTATGAAACGGGAACTATTGATTTTAATGATGTATTAGATATACAGGAATTACAATTAAAGTTTCAAATGAATATGATTAGTTCAAAGCTATCTTATTACAATCAAAGTGTAGCACTACGTTATTTAACCGCCCAAAACTAAAAAGATGAAACATATATATAAAGTTACAGGAATGACCTGCGGAAGTTGTAAAGCCTCTGTAGAAGAAAGCTTAACATCACTTCAAAACGTTCAAAATGCCATTGTAGATTTAACAACTAAAGAAGTAGCCATAGAGATGGAAGAACACATTCCTTTGGCAGATTTACAGAAAGCATTGGCTGAAAAATATCAAATTTCAGAAATAGCGCAAGAAAAGAAGTCTTCCTATGTATCAACTGATCTATTTGATGAAGAACAAAGCAAACTGGTACAGTTAAAACCTTTGTTTTTAATTCTTGGCTATATCACAATTGCAAGTGTTTTAATGCATAGAAATGATTGGAGTTGGGACGAGTTTATGTTAGACTTTATGGGCTTATTCTATATCGTATTTAGCTTTTTTAAAATGCTCGATTTAAAAGGGTTTCCAGACTCTTTTAGAATGTATGATCCTTTGGCCAAAAAAGTTCCAGTATATGCCAAAATATATCCATTTATTGAAACCGCTTTAGGACTCATGTTCTTACTGCGTTTTGAAGTAAACATAGCCTTAATTATAACCTTAGTGGTTTTAGGAATAACCACTATTGGAGTTACCAAGACATTGTTAGATAAAAAAGCAATTCGTTGTGCTTGTTTAGGTACCGCTTTAAAACTACCAATGACAGAAGCAACTTTTATAGAAAATGCTATTATGATAGTGATGGCAATAACAATGTTAATCTTTTAAGATATGAAGAAGTATCTAATTTATACAGGAATATTAGTAGTCGGTTTAGTATTAGGTTGGTTACTTTTTGGAGGTTCATCTAATGAAAATGCATTACATGATCATAAAGAAATGAGTGACGCTAAGCAAATGTGGACTTGTTCTATGCATCCTCAAATTATGCAATCGGAACCAGGAGATTGTCCAATTTGTGGAATGGATCTAATTCCTGCGAAATCAGGTTCAGAGGGATTAGCTGCCAATCAGTTCAAGCTAACTAAAAACGCCATGGCATTGGCCGATGTACAAACTACTATGATTGGTACTGCTGTTGAAGAAGAAAACGGTCTTACAATATCAGGGAAAATAGTAGAAAACGAAGAAACCAATCTTGTACAAGCGAGCTATTTTGAGGGAAGAATAGAACATTTATATATTAATTCAACGGGAGAAACAATTAGAAAAGGACAATTGTTAGCAACCATTTATTCACCAGAATTAATTAAAGCACAACAAGAATTACTAACAGCGGCTAGCTTAAAAGAAAACCAATCTGCTTTGTATAAGGCAGTTCGAAAC
The sequence above is a segment of the Tenacibaculum sp. 190130A14a genome. Coding sequences within it:
- a CDS encoding HYC_CC_PP family protein, with the translated sequence MKKVFNKIVAITMAFVVLFSTMSFTISSHFCGDNLVEVSYFGKAKSCGMEMENMATLDGCSISKKNCCNDTIDFIEGQDTLKKSSFDSLSFEQQLFVTSFYYSYLNLFNTLHDKVVPFKDYAPPLIVKDIQVLDEVYLI
- a CDS encoding efflux RND transporter permease subunit; amino-acid sequence: MLNKSIKFLIENKLVAILLLLLFIGWGIVTAPFNWNTGLLPNNPVAVDAIPDIGENQQIVFTKWDGRSPQDIEDQITYPLTTSLLGISGVKTIRSSSMFGFSSIYIIFEENVDFYWSRSRILEKLNSLPNNLLPEGVSPSLGPDATGLGQIFWYTLEGRDEEGNVTGGWDLHELRSIQDYYVKYALSSASGVSEVASIGGYVQEYQIDVKPELLRQYNISLQEVVKAVKLSNQDIGAQTIEINQAEYLVRGLGYIKGIADIENAVISSKDYTSLRVKDIANVSLGAKARRGILDKEGAEVVGGVVVSRYGANPLEVINNVKDKINELSTGLPSKVLKDGRTSQLTIVPFYDRTELIQETLHTLNEALTLEILITILVIIVMVFNLRASVLISGLLPVAVLMVFVAMKAFGVDANIVALSGIAIAIGTMVDVGVILAENIIRHLEVNKEKLNINTIVYNATSEVSGAIITAVLTTVISFIPVFTMIGAEGKLFRPLAFTKTFALIAAIIVALFIIPPFAALIFKRKRSTTKLKYAINTLLILAGVIGIVYGNPLGFILIGFGIVGFLVQFEKVTFESGNLVNIVISTLAIVGLLATYWRPLGVDKSILLNIIFVAIICFGLLGFFTVFQRYYSQILQWALQNKLLFFTIPVMVLVFGFLIFKNTGKEFMPSLNEGSFLLMPTSMPHSGVAENKRVLQQLDMAVANIPEIKTVVGKAGRVESALDPAPMSMYENVILYKPEYLLNNNGERQRFRVNEEGLYLLKNGKTVANPNITDKTTNTLFYEVTSKELIEDEEGEFYRNWRPNVQSPDDIWNEIVRVTKLPGVTSAPKLQPIETRLVMLQTGMRAPMGIKVKGQNLQQIEAFGIQLESILKEVEGVKKEAVFADRIVGKPYLLIDINREQLARYGISIQTVQNELKVAVGGMQITQTVEGRERYGIRVRYPRELRSNPTDLQNIYIPVSKGNYVPLSELASIRYEQGAQVIKSEDTFLIGYVLFDKISDFAEVAVVEKAQEAIQQKISSGELVVPKGISYQFTGTYENQIRAEKTLAVVVPLALLIIFLILYFQFRSISTSLMVFTGIAVAFAGGFIMMWLYGQDWFLNFSVFGKNLRELFQMHPINLSVAVWVGFIALFGIATDDGVVMATYLKQTFDKEKPTTVKAIRAAALHGGNKRIRACLMTTATTILALLPVLTSSGRGSDIMIPMAIPAFGGMIIDITSYFIVPVLYSLREEFLLKRSKN
- a CDS encoding TolC family protein, with amino-acid sequence MYKSYITYAIAWSIAFLSFDLKAQELQVYINEALTHNPEIQQFEIKHQRISEKQQEVNSLPNTEIGVGVFASSPETRTGAQKFKVSVKQMLPFFGTITARENYAASLADIAYQDIVVKKRKLIAEVSQSYYKLYEIKAKQAVLEENIQLLATYEKLALTSVEVGKASAVDVLKLQIRQNELTQKKEVLKEQFLGEQASFNKLLNKDVLEPVLLIDSLQMPDNMESFNSEDLKLHPELIKFDRLYTSVEKSEIVNQKQSKPMLGFGIDYINVEKRPNMSFNDNGKDIVMPMVSVSIPIFNKRYKSISKQHSLQQEEVLTQKQQRLNSLEAMLHNVVSLRNATFIKYKTQQKNLKQAKNAQNILVKSYETGTIDFNDVLDIQELQLKFQMNMISSKLSYYNQSVALRYLTAQN
- a CDS encoding heavy-metal-associated domain-containing protein, whose protein sequence is MKHIYKVTGMTCGSCKASVEESLTSLQNVQNAIVDLTTKEVAIEMEEHIPLADLQKALAEKYQISEIAQEKKSSYVSTDLFDEEQSKLVQLKPLFLILGYITIASVLMHRNDWSWDEFMLDFMGLFYIVFSFFKMLDLKGFPDSFRMYDPLAKKVPVYAKIYPFIETALGLMFLLRFEVNIALIITLVVLGITTIGVTKTLLDKKAIRCACLGTALKLPMTEATFIENAIMIVMAITMLIF